The following are encoded in a window of Salinigranum halophilum genomic DNA:
- a CDS encoding beta-CASP ribonuclease aCPSF1 has product MSSVDKQLDELQAEIESELPTDISVSDVKYEGPELVVYTRHPKEFAQNGDLIRKLASKLRKRITVRPDPDVLTPSREAEAQVLDVIPEEAGVTSLDFHEDTGEIVIEAEKPGMVIGRHGSTLRKITQEVGWTPEVVRTPPIESATVSNVRNFLKQEREERRSILERVGRQIHRKELSNDEWVRITTLGCCREVGRASFILSTPETRVLIDCGDKPGAEGEVPYLQVPEALGAGANTLDAVVLTHAHLDHSALIPLLFKYGYDGPIYCTEPTRDLMGLLTLDYLDVASKEGRTPPYESEMVREAIKHCIPLEYGDVTDIAPDVKLTFHNAGHILGSAVTHFHIGDGLYNVAFSGDIHYKDTRLFNGAVNDFPRVETLVLESTYGGRNDYQTDQEDSERKLLDIINETHEQGGKVVIPAFAVGRSQEIMLVLEEAMRNDKIPSMPVHLDGMIWEATAIHTTYPEYLRDDLRDRIFHEDANPFLAEEFNHIDGGEDERQEVTDGGPAIILSTSGMITGGPIMSWLRHLGPDPDSNLVFVGYQAQGTLGRRIQNGWDEIPVNDRNDMGRSSTLTLKMGVKTVDGFSGHADRQGLENFVKTMNPRPEKVLCVHGDERSVQDLSSALYHNYNMRTFAPKNLETFRFK; this is encoded by the coding sequence ATGAGTTCCGTAGACAAGCAACTCGATGAGTTACAAGCAGAGATCGAATCCGAACTTCCGACAGACATCTCCGTCTCGGACGTGAAGTACGAGGGGCCAGAACTGGTGGTGTACACGCGGCACCCGAAGGAGTTCGCGCAGAACGGTGACCTCATCCGGAAACTGGCCTCCAAGCTCCGAAAGCGCATCACGGTCCGGCCGGACCCCGACGTGCTCACGCCGTCCAGAGAGGCCGAAGCGCAGGTGCTCGACGTCATCCCCGAGGAGGCCGGCGTCACCTCACTGGATTTCCACGAGGACACCGGCGAGATCGTCATCGAGGCCGAAAAGCCCGGGATGGTCATCGGTCGCCACGGCTCGACGCTTCGAAAGATCACCCAGGAGGTCGGCTGGACCCCCGAGGTGGTTCGAACGCCGCCAATCGAGAGCGCGACGGTGTCGAACGTCCGCAACTTCCTCAAGCAGGAACGCGAGGAGCGCCGTTCCATCCTCGAGCGCGTCGGCCGACAGATCCACCGCAAGGAGCTCTCGAACGACGAGTGGGTCCGCATCACCACCCTCGGCTGTTGCCGCGAGGTTGGTCGCGCCTCCTTTATCCTCTCGACACCCGAGACGCGCGTCCTCATCGACTGTGGCGACAAGCCCGGTGCCGAGGGCGAAGTCCCGTATCTGCAGGTCCCTGAGGCGCTCGGCGCGGGCGCGAACACGCTCGATGCGGTCGTCCTCACGCACGCTCACCTCGACCACTCCGCGCTCATCCCCCTCCTGTTCAAGTACGGCTACGACGGCCCCATCTACTGTACCGAGCCCACGCGCGACCTGATGGGCCTCCTCACGCTCGACTACCTCGACGTCGCCTCCAAGGAGGGCCGAACCCCGCCCTACGAGTCGGAGATGGTTCGGGAGGCAATCAAGCACTGTATCCCACTCGAGTACGGCGACGTGACCGACATCGCGCCGGACGTGAAGCTCACCTTCCACAACGCGGGCCACATTCTGGGCTCGGCGGTGACGCACTTCCACATCGGCGACGGCCTCTACAACGTCGCCTTCTCCGGCGACATCCACTACAAGGACACCCGGCTGTTCAACGGCGCGGTCAACGACTTCCCGCGCGTCGAGACGCTCGTCCTCGAATCCACCTACGGCGGGAGAAACGATTACCAGACCGACCAGGAGGACTCCGAGCGGAAGCTCCTCGACATCATCAACGAGACGCACGAGCAGGGTGGGAAGGTCGTCATCCCCGCCTTCGCCGTCGGCCGCTCGCAGGAGATCATGCTCGTCCTCGAGGAGGCGATGCGCAACGACAAGATTCCGAGCATGCCCGTCCACCTCGACGGGATGATCTGGGAGGCGACGGCCATCCACACCACCTATCCCGAGTACCTCCGCGACGACCTCCGCGACCGGATCTTCCACGAGGACGCCAACCCCTTCCTCGCCGAGGAGTTCAACCACATCGACGGCGGCGAAGACGAACGCCAGGAAGTGACAGACGGCGGCCCCGCCATCATCCTCTCCACCTCGGGGATGATCACGGGGGGCCCCATCATGTCGTGGCTCCGCCATCTGGGACCGGACCCGGACTCGAACCTCGTCTTCGTCGGCTACCAGGCGCAGGGGACCCTCGGGCGGCGAATCCAGAACGGCTGGGACGAGATTCCGGTGAACGACCGCAACGACATGGGTCGGTCGTCGACCCTCACGCTCAAGATGGGCGTCAAGACCGTCGACGGGTTCTCCGGCCACGCCGACAGGCAGGGGCTGGAGAACTTCGTCAAGACGATGAACCCCCGCCCCGAGAAGGTGCTCTGCGTCCACGGCGACGAACGCTCCGTGCAGGACCTCTCCTCGGCGCTGTATCACAACTACAACATGCGGACCTTCGCCCCGAAGAACCTCGAGACGTTCCGGTTCAAGTAA
- a CDS encoding ferritin family protein, translating to MRLTADRVEHEYEWTRERAPRVVVVINETRARLGEVFGVTVDPVTETQYRAEVDTVFADGERAVNVAAYIGILRDLDVEDDYPGFVVDEILGRELAATIAGGQPLALLAQATFHFADVFTHTDGSAGADDLDAALAAGFQTRLPGWSWRETDPFSVSVPGEDGE from the coding sequence ATGCGACTCACCGCCGACCGGGTCGAACACGAGTACGAGTGGACACGAGAACGGGCCCCGCGAGTGGTGGTCGTCATCAACGAGACGCGCGCACGACTCGGCGAGGTGTTCGGCGTCACCGTCGACCCCGTCACGGAGACACAGTACCGCGCGGAGGTCGACACCGTGTTCGCCGACGGTGAGCGAGCGGTCAACGTCGCCGCCTACATCGGCATCCTCCGCGACCTAGACGTCGAGGACGACTACCCGGGGTTCGTGGTCGACGAGATTCTCGGCCGGGAGCTCGCGGCGACCATCGCCGGTGGACAGCCGCTCGCGCTGCTCGCGCAGGCGACGTTCCACTTCGCGGACGTCTTCACGCACACCGACGGTAGCGCCGGTGCCGACGACCTCGATGCGGCCCTCGCCGCGGGGTTTCAGACGCGGCTCCCCGGGTGGTCCTGGCGCGAGACGGACCCGTTCTCGGTGTCCGTCCCGGGCGAAGACGGCGAGTGA
- a CDS encoding HTH domain-containing protein has protein sequence MSASTNSPERYSRPGQTTGRRLELWIQPGAREDEASRLVRRARALESEGCVEAVEVREWDAHQDLSSRLHSHREQEARVALQAFKRWAWQHGSELSGFGERRRAGRGRMGPEYVTQRVPRVLLAEYQHGVLVNVTPCDRRARCISERLAGLEAEREQSSRSQLLG, from the coding sequence ATGTCAGCGTCGACAAACAGTCCCGAGCGGTACTCCCGCCCGGGACAGACGACGGGGAGACGACTCGAACTCTGGATACAGCCGGGGGCTCGCGAGGACGAGGCCAGTCGGCTCGTGAGACGGGCGCGGGCACTCGAGTCCGAGGGGTGCGTCGAGGCGGTCGAAGTCCGTGAGTGGGACGCCCATCAGGACCTCTCGTCACGCCTGCACAGCCACCGCGAGCAGGAGGCGCGGGTCGCGCTCCAGGCGTTCAAACGATGGGCGTGGCAACACGGCTCTGAACTCTCCGGATTCGGCGAGCGCCGCCGCGCCGGTCGCGGTCGGATGGGACCCGAGTACGTCACCCAGCGCGTCCCGCGCGTCCTGCTCGCAGAGTATCAACACGGCGTGCTGGTGAACGTCACGCCCTGTGACCGTCGGGCGCGGTGTATCTCCGAACGGCTGGCAGGGCTCGAAGCCGAGCGCGAGCAGTCCTCGCGCTCGCAACTGCTCGGTTGA
- the proS gene encoding proline--tRNA ligase produces the protein MTDDQELGITESKSHRTGEWYAEVVQKAGLANYAPEGMSGFIITRPRGYALWERLQRHLDAKFKATGVQNAYFPLFIPESYLEREKDIVEGFDPEVAWVTHGGHEELEERLAVRPTSESIIAPYMSQWVRSHRDLPLRVNQWASVVRWEATETKPFFRTKEFLWQEGHTAHATHDGAWEETILRLDQYQSIYEDVLAIPVLRGQKPDHDKFPGAHTTTTVEALMPDGKTVQGATSHHLGSSFAEAFDIHYTDENEDEQVAHTTSWGLSWRALGALIMTHSDEQGLVLPPTIAPEQVVVVPIWQSDTKEQVLDYAESVTADLEEAGFRVELDDRDERNPGFKFNEWELKGVPLRIEIGPNEVDDGALTLAHRPDGEKHEVPRAHVADTVEDHLDEVFAKLYAAAEETLDGAVREADSRADVLGTLGRHGGYVKAPWCGDEACETEIKDQIAAEIVMVPLYGDDESGEPIHEGEACAICDEAAVETAYFAKSY, from the coding sequence ATGACTGACGACCAGGAACTCGGCATCACCGAGTCGAAATCACACCGAACCGGCGAGTGGTACGCCGAAGTGGTCCAGAAGGCGGGACTGGCGAACTACGCCCCCGAGGGGATGAGCGGCTTCATCATCACCCGTCCACGGGGCTATGCCCTCTGGGAGCGCCTCCAGCGTCACCTCGACGCGAAGTTCAAGGCGACGGGTGTCCAGAACGCCTACTTCCCGCTCTTCATCCCCGAGTCGTATCTCGAACGCGAGAAGGACATCGTCGAGGGGTTCGACCCCGAGGTGGCGTGGGTCACCCACGGCGGGCACGAGGAGTTAGAGGAACGACTCGCCGTCCGCCCCACGAGCGAGTCCATCATCGCACCGTACATGAGCCAGTGGGTCCGGAGCCACCGCGACCTTCCCCTGCGCGTGAACCAGTGGGCCTCCGTCGTGCGGTGGGAGGCGACGGAGACCAAGCCGTTCTTCCGGACGAAGGAGTTCCTCTGGCAGGAGGGCCACACCGCCCACGCCACACACGACGGGGCGTGGGAGGAGACCATCCTCCGCCTCGACCAGTACCAGTCCATCTACGAGGACGTCCTCGCCATCCCCGTCCTCCGCGGACAGAAGCCAGACCACGACAAGTTCCCCGGCGCACACACCACCACGACGGTGGAGGCGCTGATGCCCGACGGCAAGACCGTACAGGGGGCGACGAGCCACCACCTCGGGAGTTCGTTCGCCGAGGCGTTCGACATCCACTACACGGACGAGAACGAGGACGAACAGGTCGCCCACACCACCTCGTGGGGGCTCTCGTGGCGCGCGCTCGGCGCGCTCATCATGACGCACTCCGACGAGCAAGGACTCGTCCTTCCCCCCACGATCGCCCCCGAACAGGTCGTCGTCGTCCCCATCTGGCAGTCGGACACCAAAGAGCAGGTGCTCGACTACGCCGAGAGCGTCACCGCGGACCTCGAAGAGGCAGGGTTCAGGGTCGAACTCGACGACCGCGACGAGCGTAACCCCGGCTTCAAGTTCAACGAGTGGGAGCTGAAGGGCGTCCCGCTCCGCATCGAAATCGGCCCGAACGAGGTCGACGACGGTGCGCTCACGCTCGCACACCGTCCCGACGGCGAGAAACACGAGGTCCCGAGAGCACACGTCGCCGACACCGTCGAAGACCACCTCGACGAGGTGTTCGCCAAGCTGTACGCCGCCGCCGAGGAGACCCTCGACGGTGCCGTTCGCGAGGCCGACTCGCGAGCCGATGTCCTCGGAACGCTCGGGCGTCACGGCGGCTACGTGAAGGCCCCGTGGTGCGGCGACGAGGCGTGTGAGACCGAAATCAAAGACCAGATCGCCGCCGAGATTGTCATGGTGCCGCTGTACGGCGACGACGAATCCGGTGAGCCCATCCACGAGGGCGAAGCGTGTGCCATCTGTGACGAGGCTGCCGTCGAGACGGCGTACTTCGCGAAGTCGTACTGA